A genomic region of Paenibacillus sp. PL2-23 contains the following coding sequences:
- a CDS encoding ATP-binding protein, giving the protein MKLRTYLVLANFVSIALMLVILFVLFRYMLLTKEQLIWLGAAALGAGALSSGLYVLLVRPLEASVRRLREGASRIAVGDLQAKVEQTGFAEFQALARDFNAMAIHLERSFGQVKAAEKAQRDLVANMAHDLRTPLASMQSYAEALEDGVIQDSETFRAYIATIRNESVRLGELIQDVFELSTLEDAHQSEARLEDAEQTVVEDLLIELLPRFAPQMEARGVQLRVQAPEHRVAVRMASRHLARVLQNIIENAVRHSPEGGLILVEVEELGDGRVQLAITDEGEGVPEAERENIFERFYRLDRSRSRTGGGSGIGLSIAKLLVKQYGGDIGVEEAARQGSRFWLRLPEG; this is encoded by the coding sequence ATGAAGCTCCGAACGTATCTGGTGCTGGCGAACTTCGTGAGCATCGCGCTTATGCTCGTTATCCTGTTTGTGCTGTTCCGGTATATGCTGCTGACCAAAGAGCAATTGATCTGGCTCGGCGCTGCCGCGCTGGGAGCAGGCGCGTTGTCCAGCGGATTGTATGTCCTTCTTGTCCGTCCGCTTGAGGCTTCAGTTAGGCGACTTCGTGAGGGAGCTTCGCGGATTGCCGTAGGAGACTTGCAGGCAAAGGTGGAGCAGACGGGTTTTGCCGAATTTCAGGCGTTGGCGCGCGACTTCAATGCTATGGCTATTCATTTGGAACGAAGCTTCGGGCAGGTCAAAGCAGCGGAGAAAGCGCAGCGCGATCTGGTGGCCAACATGGCCCATGATTTGAGGACGCCCCTGGCATCCATGCAATCCTACGCGGAAGCGCTGGAGGACGGCGTCATTCAGGACAGTGAGACTTTTCGCGCCTATATAGCAACCATCCGCAACGAATCCGTTCGTCTTGGAGAGCTCATTCAAGATGTGTTCGAGCTGTCGACGCTGGAGGATGCCCATCAGTCGGAAGCCCGATTGGAGGATGCGGAGCAGACGGTTGTGGAGGACTTGCTCATTGAGCTGCTGCCAAGATTTGCGCCACAGATGGAGGCCAGAGGCGTTCAACTGCGAGTGCAGGCGCCTGAGCATCGGGTAGCGGTTCGGATGGCTTCGCGCCATCTTGCGAGAGTGCTGCAAAATATTATTGAAAACGCGGTGCGCCATTCACCGGAAGGGGGCTTGATCCTGGTAGAGGTGGAGGAGCTGGGGGATGGCCGCGTGCAGCTTGCGATTACGGACGAGGGAGAGGGTGTCCCCGAGGCGGAACGCGAGAACATATTCGAGCGATTCTACCGACTGGATCGTTCAAGAAGCCGGACCGGCGGCGGTTCTGGCATCGGGTTGTCCATCGCGAAGCTGCTCGTGAAGCAGTATGGCGGCGATATCGGCGTAGAGGAAGCCGCGAGGCAAGGCAGCCGCTTCTGGTTGAGACTTCCGGAAGGCTAG
- a CDS encoding PaaI family thioesterase: MSGMDEKGLGSSAQEAGELARLAERAEGTFWGLLGCEVVQADVSRTIISIDITPSHLNLLGIVHGGVMMSLMDNAMGLHVMLAETKGSTVTATMNTHFLASSRGGKLLCESELLHRTGRTITLEARVRDEDGKLLALGSGSYRVI; encoded by the coding sequence ATGAGCGGCATGGATGAGAAGGGGTTGGGGAGCAGCGCGCAGGAAGCAGGCGAGCTCGCCCGTCTGGCAGAACGCGCCGAGGGAACGTTCTGGGGCTTGCTGGGCTGTGAGGTCGTGCAAGCGGACGTAAGCAGGACGATCATCAGCATCGACATCACGCCATCGCATCTGAATTTGCTTGGTATTGTGCATGGCGGCGTAATGATGTCGCTGATGGATAATGCCATGGGGCTGCACGTTATGCTGGCAGAGACAAAGGGGAGTACGGTGACGGCAACGATGAATACCCACTTCCTGGCCAGCAGCAGAGGCGGTAAGCTGCTCTGCGAGTCTGAGCTGCTGCATCGGACTGGACGCACGATTACTTTGGAAGCGCGTGTGAGGGATGAAGACGGCAAGCTGCTGGCGCTGGGCAGCGGGAGCTATCGGGTGATATAG
- a CDS encoding acyl-CoA dehydrogenase family protein produces the protein MTDKKRFGGRFIVEDSRPESVVTPEDFTEEQRMMSLAAQQFLEAEIVPNDEAIEGLDYELTTRLLRKAGELGLLGADVPEAYGGIGLDKVSTTLLAETMARASSFALSVGAHTGIGTLPIVFFGTPEQKRKYLPELAMGTKIAAYCLTEPASGSDALGARTTAKLSESGTHYVLNGSKLYITNAGFADVFIVYAKVDGERFTAFIVERTMPGFSVGPEEHKMGIKGSSTCPLFFEDVPVPVENVLGEIGKGHHIAFNILNIGRFKLGAACLGSSKETIELAAAYANTRKQFGRTISSYPLIAAKLADMNIRTFALESMIYRTAGFIDETLRESGAEGDEADSEGAGMRAAKAIAEYAIECSIVKVFGSEALDGVIDEGVQIHGGYGYVREYKVERIYRDSRINRIFEGTNEINRMLIPGTLLKKAMKGELPLLEKAQALPRELLGPMPLPDFSEPLSKEAYRVSQAKKTFLAVGGLAVQKLGTRLEQEQEVLCVLADLMIQIFAMESVLLRSQKLLRGRGAGEAELAALMTEVFVQEAMEKIEGLAKTALSALERGDGLQMQLSVLKKLMRAPLADTISLKRNIAALVIRSEQYVV, from the coding sequence ATGACGGATAAGAAGCGATTCGGCGGACGGTTTATCGTGGAGGACAGCAGGCCGGAATCTGTCGTGACGCCTGAGGATTTCACGGAGGAGCAGCGCATGATGTCACTGGCGGCCCAGCAATTTCTGGAGGCGGAGATCGTGCCCAACGACGAGGCGATCGAGGGGCTGGATTATGAGCTGACGACCCGACTGCTGCGCAAGGCAGGGGAGCTGGGGCTGCTGGGGGCGGATGTCCCGGAGGCGTACGGAGGCATCGGGCTCGACAAGGTGAGCACGACGCTGCTGGCGGAGACGATGGCGAGAGCGTCCTCCTTCGCGCTGTCGGTGGGGGCGCATACCGGCATCGGCACGCTGCCCATCGTCTTCTTCGGAACGCCGGAGCAGAAGCGCAAATATTTGCCGGAGCTGGCGATGGGAACAAAGATTGCGGCGTATTGCCTGACCGAGCCCGCCTCCGGCTCCGACGCGCTTGGCGCGAGAACAACCGCGAAGCTCTCGGAGAGCGGCACTCACTATGTGCTGAACGGCTCCAAGCTGTACATTACGAACGCGGGCTTTGCCGACGTCTTTATTGTCTATGCCAAGGTCGACGGAGAGAGGTTCACCGCTTTTATTGTCGAACGGACGATGCCGGGGTTCAGCGTCGGACCGGAGGAGCATAAGATGGGCATTAAGGGCTCTTCGACGTGCCCGCTGTTCTTCGAGGATGTTCCTGTGCCGGTTGAGAATGTGCTTGGTGAGATCGGAAAAGGGCATCATATCGCGTTCAACATTCTGAACATCGGACGTTTCAAGCTCGGTGCCGCCTGCCTGGGCTCCTCCAAGGAGACAATCGAGCTGGCCGCCGCTTATGCCAACACGCGCAAGCAATTTGGGCGGACGATCTCCAGCTACCCCCTCATTGCCGCGAAGCTCGCGGATATGAATATTCGTACGTTTGCGCTGGAGAGCATGATCTATCGGACGGCCGGCTTCATTGACGAGACGCTGCGGGAATCCGGAGCGGAGGGAGACGAGGCGGATAGCGAAGGCGCGGGCATGCGGGCGGCTAAGGCGATCGCGGAATACGCGATTGAGTGCTCCATCGTCAAGGTGTTTGGCTCGGAGGCGCTGGATGGCGTCATTGACGAGGGGGTACAGATTCACGGCGGGTACGGCTATGTCCGCGAGTACAAGGTGGAGCGAATCTACCGCGATTCCCGCATTAACCGTATTTTTGAGGGGACCAATGAGATCAATCGCATGCTTATTCCGGGCACGCTGCTGAAGAAGGCGATGAAGGGCGAGCTGCCGCTGCTGGAGAAGGCGCAGGCTCTGCCGAGGGAGCTGCTTGGACCGATGCCGCTGCCGGATTTCTCGGAGCCTCTCAGCAAGGAAGCATACCGAGTGTCACAAGCCAAAAAAACGTTCCTGGCTGTAGGCGGCCTTGCCGTGCAAAAGCTCGGTACGCGTCTTGAACAAGAGCAGGAGGTGCTTTGCGTATTAGCCGACCTCATGATTCAGATCTTCGCGATGGAGAGCGTCCTGCTGCGCTCGCAGAAGCTGCTCCGGGGGAGAGGCGCCGGGGAGGCGGAGCTTGCCGCATTAATGACGGAGGTGTTCGTACAGGAGGCGATGGAGAAGATCGAAGGGCTTGCCAAGACTGCGCTGTCTGCCCTGGAGCGCGGAGACGGCTTGCAGATGCAGCTGTCCGTGCTGAAGAAGCTGATGCGGGCGCCGCTGGCGGATACGATATCGCTGAAGCGGAATATTGCGGCCCTGGTTATTCGAAGTGAGCAATATGTCGTGTAG
- a CDS encoding NAD(P)/FAD-dependent oxidoreductase, whose amino-acid sequence METAAERLELYDVTIIGGGPAGLYTAFYSGMRELKTKLIEAQDQLGGRMLLYPEKIVWDVGGVTPTRADKLLEQIIQQGMTFDPTLVMNEQIVGLDKQEDGTFILTAASGTKHHTKAVIMTCGYGIRKLAKLEIEGADRYEVSNLYYTVQDLESFRGKRVLISGGGDSAVDWANELAHVAGSVAVVHRRDSFGGMERNVTAMKATCDVRTPYAIKSLQSADGRSISQVLIQHVETGEDCILEVDAVIVNHGMRSDFGPIRSWGIDMGEWKANVSPKMETNIPGVFGAGDFVGHDSKVGLIAGTFTDGVLALNSAKVYLDPQATPYAYVSSHNDRFKEKNKELEELQKV is encoded by the coding sequence ATGGAGACGGCTGCGGAGAGACTGGAGCTTTATGATGTGACGATTATCGGCGGGGGACCAGCCGGACTGTATACAGCGTTCTATAGCGGAATGCGCGAGCTCAAGACAAAGCTTATCGAGGCACAGGATCAGCTGGGAGGAAGAATGCTGCTCTACCCGGAGAAGATCGTATGGGATGTCGGGGGCGTTACGCCAACACGTGCGGATAAGCTGCTGGAGCAAATTATTCAGCAGGGGATGACGTTCGATCCGACACTCGTTATGAATGAGCAGATTGTGGGACTCGATAAGCAAGAGGATGGCACATTTATCCTGACGGCGGCCAGCGGGACAAAGCATCATACGAAGGCGGTCATAATGACTTGCGGCTACGGCATCCGTAAGCTTGCGAAGCTGGAGATTGAAGGCGCGGACCGTTATGAGGTGAGCAATCTGTATTATACGGTTCAAGATCTGGAGAGCTTCCGTGGCAAAAGAGTACTGATCTCCGGAGGCGGTGACTCTGCCGTGGATTGGGCCAACGAGCTGGCGCATGTAGCTGGCAGCGTAGCAGTCGTGCATCGCCGCGACAGCTTCGGCGGTATGGAGCGGAACGTGACCGCCATGAAGGCCACCTGCGACGTTCGGACGCCGTATGCGATTAAGTCGCTCCAAAGTGCAGATGGCAGAAGCATCTCCCAGGTGCTGATCCAGCATGTGGAGACAGGCGAGGATTGTATCCTGGAGGTCGATGCGGTTATTGTCAATCATGGCATGCGTTCGGACTTCGGCCCGATCCGAAGCTGGGGCATCGACATGGGAGAATGGAAGGCGAATGTCAGTCCCAAGATGGAGACGAATATACCGGGCGTGTTCGGAGCTGGGGATTTTGTTGGTCACGACAGCAAGGTTGGCTTAATAGCCGGGACGTTCACTGACGGTGTACTGGCGTTGAACAGCGCCAAGGTGTATTTGGACCCCCAAGCAACGCCTTATGCTTATGTTTCCTCCCATAATGACCGATTCAAGGAGAAAAACAAGGAGCTGGAGGAGCTTCAGAAGGTATAG
- the map gene encoding type I methionyl aminopeptidase: MAVELKTREHIRGIRKAGRVVAACHKALSRRLAPGVTTREIDRFVERFMLDRGATPAQKGYKGYPYATCASVNDVVCHGFPDSEPLESGDIVTIDMVADMNGWKADSAWTYIVGKSSASTEKLLRVAKQAMLAGIKTAVPGNYIGDIGHAVQKRAERDGFGVVRMFVGHGIGRSMHEFPEVEHFGPPGQGVKLEEGMVITIEPIITTGRPEVYVGMDGWTARTVDGSWAAQFEHTIAITKDGPIVLTRWD, encoded by the coding sequence ATGGCAGTAGAGTTGAAGACGCGGGAGCATATTAGGGGAATACGCAAGGCAGGGCGTGTGGTGGCCGCATGCCACAAGGCTTTGTCGAGGCGCTTGGCGCCGGGGGTGACGACACGCGAGATCGATCGGTTCGTGGAACGGTTCATGCTGGACCGGGGGGCGACTCCCGCGCAGAAGGGCTACAAGGGCTATCCTTACGCCACCTGCGCGTCCGTCAATGATGTGGTCTGTCATGGCTTTCCGGATTCGGAGCCGCTGGAATCGGGTGATATTGTGACCATTGATATGGTTGCAGACATGAACGGCTGGAAGGCAGATTCAGCCTGGACGTATATAGTCGGCAAGTCCTCCGCGTCGACGGAGAAGCTGCTGCGCGTGGCGAAGCAAGCCATGCTGGCAGGGATTAAGACGGCAGTCCCCGGCAATTACATTGGAGATATTGGTCATGCTGTGCAGAAGAGAGCCGAGCGGGATGGGTTCGGTGTTGTGCGGATGTTCGTCGGCCATGGTATCGGGAGAAGCATGCACGAGTTTCCCGAGGTCGAGCATTTCGGCCCTCCTGGGCAAGGCGTGAAGCTGGAGGAGGGCATGGTCATTACGATTGAGCCGATTATTACGACAGGGCGTCCCGAGGTCTATGTCGGCATGGACGGCTGGACGGCTCGTACGGTGGATGGCTCTTGGGCAGCCCAGTTCGAGCATACGATCGCGATAACGAAAGACGGGCCTATCGTGCTGACACGGTGGGATTAA
- a CDS encoding AMP-binding protein — protein sequence MEPLRPEDPLVPEQSRAEEQDAANESPAQEAQEPAVVPEPAAEADAEPNEPAISSEPAAEADAELNELAMSAQPTAEADAEPNEPDMSAQPTAEVDAEPNEPAEEPLLRPWLRHYPNEVPQGLTYPTCSIAQFLCDAAERYPGSNALYFLGKTMTYGELYTASRKLAGGLASLGIVRGDRVAIMLPNCPQAVIAYYGVLLAGAIVVQTNPLYVERELQHQLKDSGAVAMITLDLLYARVARTRGEEPELGPVPELKHVIVTSIKDGLPFPKSMLYPIKQRKEGFRDDIPYGKHGVLAYRKLMRGSGLEVDPAALPQGEELAALQYTGGTTGTPKGVMLTHRNLVANTFQTSAWCYKAEDGKERFLAALPLFHVFGLTVLMNMSVLRAGSLILLPRFETETVLKTITDRKPTIFPGAPTMYVALINHANLKKSDLSSVNVCISGSAALPLEVQEQFEALSGGRLIEGFGLTEASPVTHANPIWGLRKIGTIGIPFPDTDAAVVDMTTGRRLPPGQLGELVVRGPQVMKGYWNRPEDTARTLVDGWLRTGDLATMDEDGYFTIMDRIKDVIIASGFNVYPREVEEVLFEHPAVREAAVIGVKDDYRGETVKAFIVLKEGWQVSRSQLDRWCRDRLAAYKVPHYYAFRETLPKTMIGKVLRRKLAEEELEGEEAGAKGKE from the coding sequence ATGGAACCGCTTAGACCGGAAGACCCGCTTGTACCCGAACAGTCGCGAGCCGAAGAACAGGATGCCGCAAATGAGAGCCCCGCTCAGGAGGCGCAGGAGCCCGCCGTGGTACCCGAGCCAGCTGCGGAGGCTGATGCAGAGCCGAATGAACCCGCCATATCATCCGAGCCAGCTGCGGAGGCTGATGCAGAGCTGAACGAACTCGCCATGTCAGCCCAGCCGACTGCGGAGGCTGATGCCGAGCCGAACGAACCTGACATGTCAGCCCAGCCGACTGCGGAGGTTGATGCTGAGCCCAACGAACCTGCCGAGGAGCCGCTTCTGCGGCCGTGGCTTCGGCATTATCCGAATGAGGTTCCTCAAGGCCTGACCTACCCGACCTGCAGCATAGCGCAGTTTCTGTGCGATGCGGCGGAGCGCTATCCCGGCAGCAACGCTTTGTATTTTCTGGGCAAAACAATGACATACGGGGAGCTGTACACTGCCTCCCGCAAGCTTGCGGGAGGCCTCGCCTCCCTTGGCATCGTGCGCGGTGACCGCGTGGCGATTATGCTGCCGAATTGTCCGCAGGCTGTTATCGCGTATTACGGCGTGTTATTAGCTGGCGCAATCGTCGTTCAGACTAACCCGCTGTATGTGGAGAGGGAGCTTCAGCATCAGTTGAAGGACAGCGGAGCGGTCGCCATGATCACGCTGGATTTGCTATATGCCCGCGTAGCCAGGACGAGAGGCGAGGAGCCGGAGCTGGGTCCTGTCCCGGAGCTGAAGCATGTAATCGTCACCTCGATCAAGGATGGGCTGCCTTTCCCCAAAAGCATGCTCTACCCCATCAAGCAGCGCAAGGAAGGCTTCCGAGACGACATTCCTTACGGTAAGCACGGCGTATTGGCTTATCGCAAGCTGATGAGAGGGAGCGGGCTGGAGGTGGACCCCGCGGCATTGCCGCAGGGCGAGGAGCTGGCTGCTCTGCAGTATACCGGCGGCACGACAGGTACGCCGAAGGGCGTTATGCTGACGCATCGCAATCTGGTTGCCAATACGTTCCAGACGTCAGCGTGGTGCTACAAGGCTGAGGATGGCAAGGAGCGGTTCCTGGCGGCGCTGCCGCTGTTTCATGTGTTCGGTTTGACGGTACTGATGAATATGTCCGTGCTGCGGGCGGGCTCGCTTATTCTCCTGCCTCGCTTCGAGACGGAGACCGTGCTGAAAACCATAACGGATCGGAAGCCGACGATTTTCCCAGGCGCTCCCACGATGTATGTGGCCCTTATTAATCATGCCAATCTGAAAAAGTCGGATCTCTCCTCCGTCAACGTGTGCATCAGCGGCTCGGCGGCCTTGCCTTTGGAGGTTCAGGAGCAATTCGAGGCGCTCAGCGGCGGTCGCTTGATCGAAGGCTTCGGTCTGACGGAGGCCTCGCCGGTCACACATGCCAATCCCATCTGGGGGCTGCGCAAGATCGGCACGATTGGCATTCCGTTCCCGGATACGGATGCCGCTGTAGTGGATATGACGACAGGCAGGCGGCTGCCTCCGGGCCAGCTCGGGGAGCTTGTGGTGCGGGGGCCGCAGGTGATGAAGGGGTACTGGAATCGTCCCGAGGACACGGCGAGGACGCTGGTTGACGGCTGGCTTCGAACGGGCGATCTCGCCACGATGGATGAAGATGGTTATTTTACCATTATGGATCGTATCAAGGATGTTATTATCGCAAGCGGGTTCAATGTGTACCCGAGAGAGGTCGAGGAGGTGCTGTTCGAGCATCCCGCTGTACGCGAAGCGGCCGTTATTGGTGTGAAGGACGATTATCGGGGCGAGACGGTCAAAGCGTTCATTGTGCTCAAGGAGGGATGGCAGGTATCCCGCAGCCAGTTGGATCGCTGGTGCAGAGATCGTCTGGCAGCGTACAAGGTGCCCCATTACTACGCCTTTAGGGAAACGCTTCCAAAGACGATGATCGGTAAGGTGCTGCGAAGGAAGCTGGCAGAGGAGGAGCTGGAGGGGGAAGAGGCGGGGGCCAAAGGGAAGGAATGA
- a CDS encoding IS256 family transposase — MTTIPENLFNELLENTVTKLLKEKLELLLREELKNYLTVEQPHERNSRNGHYTRAFQTRYGTIHDLQVPRDRKGKFQTSLFKPYQRREGWLEEAIIHMYKGGMSTREVANFIESMFGSQYSPATISNITKTVMEDIHEWRTRQLEQRYSVIYLDGLYVKLKRNTVSSEVVYLIMGIDEKGYRQILGFDVGGHESSNGWMEVLKDLKNRGATDVLLGVFDGLPGLEEAFRKIYPKADVQHCVVHKVRATFPKIRVSDKIEFLDDLKQVYTAVDGDVAKAVFDGFKATWGKRYPREVASWEEQLSTLLTFYKYPPMVQYAVYTTNAIERMNKELRKRLKPMNSLTNIESAEKIIYLQATGYNEKWFGRAIRGFADPETKAVFEEMFMSRYGSLRTKEEM, encoded by the coding sequence ATGACTACTATACCCGAAAATCTGTTTAATGAGCTACTTGAAAATACTGTTACGAAGCTGTTGAAGGAGAAGCTGGAATTACTGCTCCGTGAAGAACTTAAAAATTACTTGACGGTTGAACAGCCTCATGAGCGCAACAGCCGTAACGGCCACTATACGCGCGCTTTTCAAACTCGCTACGGGACGATCCACGATCTTCAAGTACCACGCGATCGTAAGGGCAAGTTCCAAACAAGTTTGTTTAAACCGTACCAACGCCGAGAAGGTTGGTTGGAAGAAGCAATCATACACATGTACAAAGGCGGTATGAGCACGCGTGAGGTGGCTAATTTCATTGAAAGCATGTTTGGCAGCCAGTACTCACCAGCGACCATCAGCAACATCACCAAAACCGTCATGGAGGACATTCATGAATGGAGGACACGCCAACTCGAACAGCGTTACTCTGTCATTTATCTCGATGGTCTGTACGTCAAATTGAAACGCAACACGGTAAGCAGTGAGGTCGTGTATTTAATTATGGGCATTGACGAAAAAGGTTACCGGCAGATCCTAGGCTTCGACGTTGGCGGCCATGAGAGCTCTAACGGCTGGATGGAGGTACTTAAAGATCTCAAAAACCGTGGCGCTACTGACGTGTTGCTAGGCGTGTTTGACGGACTGCCAGGGCTTGAAGAAGCGTTTCGCAAGATCTACCCCAAAGCCGATGTGCAGCATTGTGTCGTGCATAAGGTTCGTGCGACGTTTCCCAAGATCCGTGTTTCCGACAAAATTGAATTTCTAGATGATTTAAAGCAGGTGTATACCGCAGTTGATGGAGATGTCGCAAAAGCCGTATTTGACGGTTTTAAAGCAACGTGGGGCAAGCGCTATCCCCGCGAAGTAGCTTCCTGGGAAGAACAGCTCTCCACGCTGCTCACCTTCTACAAGTATCCACCGATGGTGCAGTATGCGGTCTATACTACGAATGCAATTGAGCGCATGAACAAGGAGCTACGCAAAAGGCTAAAGCCTATGAATAGCCTGACAAACATTGAATCCGCCGAGAAGATCATTTACCTGCAAGCGACAGGCTATAACGAGAAGTGGTTCGGCAGAGCCATCCGTGGATTTGCAGATCCGGAAACCAAGGCTGTCTTTGAAGAAATGTTTATGTCACGGTACGGCTCGTTGCGAACGAAGGAAGAAATGTAA
- a CDS encoding response regulator transcription factor, whose amino-acid sequence MPARILVADDERNITDVCRRYLEREGYDVWTASDGEEALALWREHAPDLVVLDLMMPRLDGLEVCDVIRQESDTPIIMLTARGEETDRLLGLTMGADDYMTKPFSPRELVLRVRNILRRIGTALGGPAGRTSGAGAGAAADERSTVDSVQGRLCFDGLIIYPEQRRVEVQGREVELTAKEFDLLQLLAAYPGKVFSRSQLLNQVWDIAYDGDTTTVTVHVRRLREKIEPVPSDPTWIKTVWGIGYKLDGRGATP is encoded by the coding sequence ATGCCGGCACGAATCTTGGTTGCAGATGACGAGCGCAATATAACGGATGTGTGCAGGCGTTATTTGGAACGGGAAGGCTATGACGTTTGGACAGCCTCTGACGGCGAGGAGGCGCTCGCTCTGTGGCGGGAGCATGCTCCAGATCTTGTTGTGCTCGATCTCATGATGCCGAGGCTGGATGGCCTGGAGGTATGCGACGTGATCCGGCAGGAGTCGGATACGCCTATCATCATGCTGACGGCGCGTGGAGAGGAGACGGATCGCCTGCTTGGTCTGACCATGGGGGCGGATGATTATATGACGAAGCCGTTCAGCCCTCGGGAGCTGGTGCTTCGCGTTCGTAATATCCTTAGAAGAATAGGGACTGCCCTCGGCGGTCCAGCGGGAAGAACTTCAGGAGCAGGTGCAGGAGCAGCGGCCGATGAGCGGAGCACTGTAGATTCCGTACAGGGGAGGCTCTGCTTCGACGGATTAATCATCTATCCGGAGCAGCGCCGGGTTGAGGTGCAGGGGCGCGAGGTGGAGCTGACGGCCAAAGAATTTGATCTGCTGCAGCTTCTAGCCGCTTATCCAGGCAAGGTGTTCTCCCGCAGCCAATTGCTGAATCAGGTGTGGGATATCGCATACGACGGAGATACGACAACTGTCACGGTCCATGTTCGGAGGCTGCGAGAGAAGATTGAGCCGGTGCCGTCGGACCCCACCTGGATTAAGACTGTCTGGGGCATCGGATATAAGTTGGATGGCAGGGGGGCGACCCCATGA
- a CDS encoding molybdopterin-dependent oxidoreductase: MKGWLERLRKGYGRKLVMLHAWNGWLVVILALSGLLLLGGFWRGVLGEGRVWLKTLHIAVGIASVVPIAYYLALAGKHWKQLRGKRWQKFNVYVVLGFLVGWLLSGLLLWQFKLVGPRVSNVALIAHDVLTWMGLPYIIYHSITRAKWLKDPKRRTVQSEASSVDDLHPAAPQPVYTRRAFIRGAIGAGLAVTIGPSFMKWLGESMGGAGGSGSIDKLIASNSNELLPAPQPMPASSPPIGGGAQGSFRVYTVTPIPSFSNANWSLRVDGLVDQPLEWDWEQFVKLKRTVQVSDFHCVTGWSVYSNTWEGIPVKEMLEMAGVQKKAVSAIFHSGDGVYTSGITLEQLAKDDAMIAVMHDGKPIPSDLGGPVRLIVPKMYAYKSVKWLSRIELIEGEHIGYWEQRGYANEAWV, from the coding sequence ATGAAGGGATGGCTGGAGAGGCTACGCAAGGGATACGGGAGGAAGCTGGTCATGCTGCATGCCTGGAACGGCTGGCTGGTTGTTATTCTGGCATTAAGCGGACTGCTGCTGCTGGGTGGCTTCTGGCGGGGCGTGCTTGGCGAGGGACGGGTATGGCTCAAGACGCTGCATATTGCCGTCGGTATCGCTTCGGTTGTTCCAATCGCATATTATTTGGCGCTGGCGGGCAAGCATTGGAAGCAGCTGCGAGGCAAGCGATGGCAAAAGTTTAATGTGTACGTTGTGCTTGGCTTTCTGGTTGGCTGGCTGCTGTCGGGGCTGCTGCTATGGCAATTCAAGCTGGTGGGTCCGCGCGTATCCAACGTTGCTCTGATTGCCCACGATGTGCTGACCTGGATGGGCCTTCCTTATATCATCTACCATTCCATCACAAGAGCCAAGTGGCTGAAGGACCCCAAACGGCGCACCGTACAGTCCGAAGCAAGCTCTGTCGATGACCTGCATCCGGCCGCACCCCAGCCGGTTTATACGAGACGGGCGTTCATCCGCGGCGCGATCGGCGCCGGGCTGGCTGTGACGATAGGTCCGTCGTTCATGAAGTGGCTGGGCGAATCCATGGGCGGAGCGGGAGGAAGCGGGAGCATAGATAAGCTTATTGCCAGCAACAGCAATGAGCTGCTGCCTGCTCCGCAGCCGATGCCGGCTTCATCTCCGCCGATTGGCGGGGGAGCGCAGGGAAGCTTCCGCGTGTATACAGTGACGCCAATCCCAAGCTTCAGCAATGCGAACTGGTCGTTGCGGGTAGATGGCTTGGTGGATCAGCCGCTGGAGTGGGATTGGGAGCAATTCGTCAAGCTGAAGCGGACGGTGCAGGTGAGCGATTTCCATTGTGTAACGGGCTGGTCCGTCTATAGCAACACTTGGGAGGGGATACCTGTCAAGGAGATGCTGGAGATGGCTGGCGTGCAAAAGAAAGCGGTCTCCGCGATCTTCCATTCCGGAGACGGCGTCTATACGAGCGGCATCACGCTGGAGCAGCTTGCCAAGGATGACGCCATGATTGCCGTCATGCACGACGGCAAGCCCATACCGAGCGATCTTGGCGGGCCGGTAAGGCTTATTGTGCCGAAGATGTACGCTTATAAGTCGGTGAAATGGCTTAGCCGCATCGAACTTATAGAAGGCGAGCATATCGGCTACTGGGAGCAGCGCGGGTACGCGAACGAGGCCTGGGTGTAA